From one Gemmatimonadota bacterium genomic stretch:
- a CDS encoding ribose-phosphate pyrophosphokinase, whose protein sequence is MDHLPGVLRGFKLISGNANRGLAEEIARNLGVDLARVTTSKFADGEIFVRIDENIRGADVFIVQPTNPPADNIIELLLLMDAVRRASAARITCVMPYYGYSRQDRKDQPRVAIGAKLMANMIEKAGADRVLGLDFHQHQLQGFFDKPVDHLYAAPVLVNHFKKKQLKDLVIVAPDVGSAKMARGFGKRLNATLAIIDKRRPSANVSEVVNVVGDVEGKDCIIPDDMIDTAGTVSEAARALKALGAKDIYVCATHALLSGPAVERLKSAPIAEIVVTDSIALDPSKKFDRLTVLSVGELLAKAIRFTHSEQSVSSLFD, encoded by the coding sequence ATGGACCATCTGCCCGGCGTACTCCGCGGTTTCAAGCTGATCTCGGGAAACGCCAACAGGGGGCTCGCCGAAGAAATCGCGCGCAACCTCGGGGTCGACCTCGCACGGGTCACGACGTCGAAGTTCGCGGACGGCGAGATCTTCGTGCGAATCGATGAGAACATTCGCGGTGCGGATGTCTTCATCGTCCAACCGACGAATCCACCGGCGGACAACATCATCGAGCTGTTGCTCCTGATGGATGCCGTGCGGCGCGCGTCGGCGGCGCGCATCACCTGCGTGATGCCGTATTACGGATACTCGCGGCAGGACCGAAAGGACCAGCCTCGCGTCGCGATCGGCGCCAAGCTGATGGCGAACATGATCGAGAAGGCGGGGGCCGATCGGGTACTCGGGTTGGATTTTCACCAGCACCAGCTGCAAGGGTTCTTCGACAAGCCTGTCGATCACCTGTATGCAGCGCCGGTTTTGGTGAATCACTTCAAGAAGAAGCAGTTGAAGGACTTGGTGATCGTGGCGCCGGATGTGGGATCGGCGAAGATGGCGCGAGGGTTCGGCAAGCGGTTGAATGCCACCTTGGCCATCATCGACAAGCGGCGACCGAGTGCCAATGTGTCGGAAGTAGTGAACGTGGTCGGTGACGTCGAGGGGAAGGATTGCATCATCCCCGATGACATGATCGACACGGCAGGAACGGTGTCCGAGGCTGCGCGCGCCCTCAAGGCGTTAGGGGCGAAGGACATCTACGTGTGCGCGACGCACGCGCTCCTCTCCGGCCCGGCCGTGGAGCGCCTGAAGAGCGCACCGATCGCGGAGATCGTCGTCACCGACTCGATCGCCCTCGATCCCAGCAAGAAGTTTGACCGCCTGACGGTGCTGTCGGTTGGGGAGCTGCTGGCCAAGGCCATCCGCTTCACCCACAGCGAGCAGTCCGTCAGTTCGCTCTTTGATTGA
- the ispE gene encoding 4-(cytidine 5'-diphospho)-2-C-methyl-D-erythritol kinase, with amino-acid sequence MRSAEVVAQAKVNLFLRVLAREASGFHQLETLFCRLSLGDRVRVRLTEGSRSLDCAGPAIPPDGLGPTEKNLAWRAALAFLEASGWNTGFSIEIDKQIPVGGGLGGGSADAGAVLRALNAMAPAPLPTFHLLRLGSALGADVPFLTQESSPLALAWGRGDRLMPLPPLPERPCLLFAFSTGVATADAYRWLSEEPAEAARAIAYRPEQLSRWADVELMAYNEFERVVLPRHAVIRGVVEGMRHPEIREVFPVTLMSGSGATVFALPAIDERPSDSGGREVAIGIQASESGGEDAQLIETSTAGHVEPVRVDD; translated from the coding sequence ATGCGCAGCGCCGAAGTCGTCGCGCAGGCCAAGGTCAACCTCTTCCTCCGGGTGCTGGCCCGGGAAGCCAGCGGCTTCCATCAGCTCGAGACGCTGTTCTGCCGCCTCTCGCTCGGCGATCGGGTACGGGTACGTCTCACGGAGGGGAGCCGATCGCTCGATTGCGCCGGCCCCGCGATCCCTCCTGACGGACTCGGGCCCACGGAGAAGAACCTCGCCTGGCGCGCCGCACTCGCCTTTCTCGAGGCCAGCGGATGGAACACCGGCTTCTCGATCGAGATCGACAAGCAGATCCCGGTTGGAGGGGGGCTCGGCGGAGGGAGCGCCGACGCCGGGGCGGTGCTCCGGGCGCTCAACGCAATGGCCCCCGCGCCACTGCCGACGTTTCACCTCCTGCGCTTAGGCTCCGCACTCGGTGCCGACGTCCCGTTCCTCACGCAGGAGTCCTCGCCGCTCGCTCTCGCCTGGGGCCGTGGCGACCGGCTCATGCCGCTCCCTCCCCTCCCCGAGCGCCCCTGTCTCCTGTTCGCCTTTTCGACCGGGGTCGCGACCGCCGATGCGTATCGCTGGCTCTCGGAGGAGCCGGCCGAGGCGGCGAGGGCGATCGCCTATCGGCCGGAGCAGTTGTCGCGCTGGGCCGACGTGGAACTGATGGCGTACAACGAGTTCGAGCGCGTCGTGCTTCCGCGGCACGCGGTCATTCGGGGCGTCGTCGAAGGGATGCGGCATCCGGAGATTCGCGAGGTCTTCCCGGTCACGCTCATGAGCGGGTCAGGGGCCACGGTGTTTGCGCTACCCGCGATCGACGAGCGCCCGTCGGACAGCGGCGGCCGTGAGGTGGCGATCGGGATCCAGGCGAGCGAGTCCGGGGGAGAGGATGCGCAGCTGATCGAGACGTCAACCGCGGGCCACGTTGAGCCCGTGCGCGTGGACGACTAG
- the mce gene encoding methylmalonyl-CoA epimerase: MSQLPSSDPSRRGTRIAHIGVAVRSLEEIVPFYRDVLGLPETPLDDADGARIAGLVAGESLVELLEAQSPESPIGKYVAKRGPGIHHICFNVDDLDGTLARCREAGIRLIDESPRLGAEGKRIAFLHPSATAGVLVELSEY, translated from the coding sequence ATGTCACAGCTGCCATCATCCGACCCATCCCGGCGCGGGACGCGCATCGCCCACATCGGCGTTGCCGTCCGCTCGCTCGAGGAGATCGTCCCGTTCTACCGCGACGTCCTCGGTTTGCCCGAGACGCCGCTCGATGATGCCGACGGCGCCCGCATCGCGGGACTCGTCGCCGGAGAATCGCTCGTCGAACTCCTCGAGGCCCAATCGCCGGAGTCACCGATTGGCAAGTACGTCGCCAAGCGCGGCCCGGGCATTCACCACATCTGCTTCAACGTGGACGACCTCGACGGAACGTTGGCTCGCTGTCGTGAAGCCGGGATCCGCCTCATCGACGAATCCCCGCGTCTCGGCGCAGAAGGCAAGCGCATCGCCTTCCTGCACCCGTCGGCAACGGCCGGTGTACTGGTCGAATTGTCCGAGTACTAA
- the trxA gene encoding thioredoxin produces MSNTMAVTDANFASEIEQASGLAVVDFWAEWCGPCRMVGPIVDQLAAEYAGKAKVTKLDVDSNQKTAMKYNVRSIPTILFFKDGKVVDTVIGFAPKPALEQKFKQHSAN; encoded by the coding sequence ATGTCGAACACGATGGCGGTGACGGACGCGAACTTCGCCAGTGAGATCGAGCAGGCGAGTGGGCTGGCGGTCGTGGACTTCTGGGCCGAATGGTGCGGGCCGTGCCGTATGGTAGGCCCCATCGTCGACCAACTCGCCGCCGAGTACGCCGGAAAGGCGAAGGTCACGAAGCTCGATGTGGACAGCAACCAGAAGACGGCGATGAAGTACAACGTGCGCTCGATCCCGACGATCCTGTTCTTCAAGGACGGCAAGGTGGTCGACACGGTCATCGGCTTCGCGCCCAAGCCGGCGCTCGAGCAGAAGTTCAAGCAGCACTCGGCGAACTGA
- a CDS encoding DUF4159 domain-containing protein yields the protein MSRPLSRLLRCGRVVAPVLLLSLAGFAPSSATRLGIARLQYDGGGDWYANPSSLPNLLKAINERTTLRVEPTEGRVTLADDRLYDFAFLHMTGHGTVKFSDQDVTRLREWLLRGGFLHVDDNYGLDESFRKEIARVFPDRPLVDVPLSHPIYRVVYDFPRGVPKVHEHDGKPARGYGIFIGERLAVYYTSESDLGNGWEDVGTYNDPPALHETALRMGVNLFVYAITSRPVS from the coding sequence ATGTCCCGCCCGCTCTCGCGTCTGCTGCGCTGTGGCCGAGTGGTCGCGCCGGTCCTCCTCCTGTCCCTCGCGGGCTTCGCACCGTCCTCGGCCACGCGGCTGGGGATTGCCCGCCTGCAGTATGATGGAGGGGGAGACTGGTATGCGAATCCGTCGAGCCTTCCCAACCTGTTGAAGGCGATCAACGAGCGCACGACGCTGCGTGTGGAGCCGACCGAGGGGCGTGTGACGCTGGCCGACGACCGGCTGTACGATTTCGCCTTCCTGCACATGACCGGTCACGGCACGGTGAAGTTCTCCGACCAGGACGTGACTCGGCTGCGGGAGTGGCTGCTGCGCGGCGGCTTCCTGCACGTGGACGACAACTACGGGCTCGACGAGAGCTTCCGGAAGGAGATTGCCCGCGTCTTTCCCGACCGTCCGCTGGTGGACGTTCCACTCTCGCACCCCATCTATCGCGTGGTGTATGACTTTCCGCGGGGGGTCCCCAAGGTGCACGAGCACGATGGCAAGCCGGCTCGAGGATACGGGATCTTCATCGGGGAGCGACTTGCGGTGTACTACACCAGCGAGAGCGACCTCGGGAACGGGTGGGAAGACGTGGGGACCTACAATGATCCACCGGCGCTGCACGAGACGGCGCTTCGCATGGGCGTGAATCTCTTCGTGTACGCGATCACCAGCCGGCCGGTCTCATGA
- a CDS encoding 50S ribosomal protein L25/general stress protein Ctc, with protein sequence MATASLSASARTGTGKGVARSLRRDGRVPAVIYGHARASQALSVDARELSRLLDRVSAETTVIELAVDGTMSRTLIRDIQRHPVKRAIIHVDFQELVAGELVTVNIPIVITGTSIGVRLSAGILTQVTQELECRVDPANIPSRIEVDVTNINVGGSVHVSDLTIPAGVEVLNGGGDTVLTVSASKASDEGTAATGEATGAEPELIRKAKADEEAEAKK encoded by the coding sequence ATGGCAACTGCATCTCTCTCCGCTTCCGCGCGCACCGGCACTGGTAAGGGTGTCGCCCGCTCGCTGCGCCGTGACGGCCGCGTCCCGGCTGTCATCTACGGCCATGCGCGCGCGTCGCAGGCTCTCTCGGTGGACGCTCGCGAGCTCAGCCGCCTGCTCGATCGCGTCTCCGCGGAGACGACGGTCATCGAGCTGGCCGTGGACGGGACCATGTCGCGCACGCTCATCCGTGACATCCAGCGCCATCCGGTCAAGCGCGCCATCATCCACGTCGACTTCCAGGAACTGGTCGCCGGCGAGTTGGTGACGGTCAACATCCCGATCGTGATCACGGGAACGTCCATCGGTGTGCGCCTCAGCGCCGGCATCCTGACGCAGGTGACGCAGGAGCTCGAGTGCCGCGTCGACCCGGCGAACATCCCGAGCCGCATCGAAGTCGATGTCACCAACATCAACGTCGGTGGATCGGTCCACGTCAGCGACCTCACGATCCCGGCCGGGGTCGAGGTGCTCAACGGCGGCGGCGACACGGTGCTGACGGTCAGCGCGTCGAAGGCGAGCGATGAGGGCACCGCCGCGACGGGCGAAGCGACTGGCGCCGAGCCGGAGCTCATTCGCAAGGCGAAGGCGGACGAAGAGGCCGAGGCGAAGAAGTAG
- a CDS encoding pyridoxine 5'-phosphate synthase, protein MTTTVSPHQRLYINIDHVATIRQARRTDEPDPVAAALACEAAGADGITAHLREDRRHIQDDDVERLSTSVKTVFNLEMACTDEMLAIAERLRPFQVTFVPERREEITTEGGLDVSHDPTALERAMARMRAAGIRSSLFIDPVSAAVKRSRELGADAIELHTGSYAHHPNDPVHLGALARAAALAHSLGLHVHAGHGLTVRNVTPIAAIPEIEELNIGHTIVSRAVFVGIAAAVREMRAAMDRARATLHT, encoded by the coding sequence ATGACCACGACTGTTTCGCCCCATCAGCGGCTCTATATCAACATCGATCACGTGGCCACCATTCGTCAGGCGCGACGCACCGACGAACCCGATCCGGTCGCGGCGGCACTCGCCTGTGAGGCCGCCGGCGCCGATGGCATTACCGCGCACCTGCGCGAAGACCGTCGACACATCCAGGACGACGACGTCGAGCGCCTCTCGACCTCCGTGAAGACCGTCTTCAACCTCGAGATGGCCTGCACCGACGAGATGCTCGCCATCGCCGAGCGGCTGCGCCCCTTTCAGGTCACCTTCGTCCCCGAGCGTCGCGAGGAGATCACCACCGAGGGAGGGCTCGACGTCTCGCACGATCCCACCGCCCTCGAACGGGCCATGGCCCGCATGCGCGCCGCCGGCATCCGGTCGTCGCTCTTCATCGATCCCGTCTCTGCCGCCGTCAAGCGCTCGCGCGAACTCGGCGCCGACGCGATCGAGCTGCACACCGGGAGCTACGCACATCACCCGAACGACCCCGTACATCTCGGGGCGCTCGCTCGTGCGGCCGCGCTGGCCCACTCGCTCGGGTTGCACGTGCACGCCGGTCACGGACTCACCGTGCGCAACGTCACCCCGATCGCGGCAATCCCCGAAATCGAGGAGCTCAACATCGGGCACACCATCGTGAGTCGCGCCGTCTTCGTGGGCATCGCCGCCGCCGTGCGCGAGATGCGCGCCGCCATGGATCGCGCGCGCGCCACGTTGCACACCTAG
- a CDS encoding Hpt domain-containing protein: MTGSPELLEFYLVEATEYLDALDQLVAGTGAPPDGNAFIATARALRGASSMAKVAPIEQIASLIEQLAHGVRDGDLRWTVDLHRVLRLTVDDLRFLVRGVRTWGEREAARADARLADLQRCLPNEERRSAAPDAAATAPVFIALQSSAIAAELDAFVANPRHKRALDDALTRARTMRGIAGIGDFPPLADVADAIDRTARALMPDAPLAEGEIELFRSAADVLRQTSARLRDGGDTAPDEPMVARFARAVTALEVPAPVAEGERVVAIDELYYADAGPHVLQRAAAPPSTRMQRFRAEVTSRAEHLRRLVNDARQVHDLAGRERAERGLRGALLDMESVAGSFDVHQVAAFFGETAREIDLLAPSPLEAIEAGALLLLAPGDSIEEIERRLAVLERSRRNTPVMSPVIQPHRVVEERPVPTPAPLGVPSPVVPPAASAPFIGAPAVPPAAAFAPPVLPAPRVAPPVPAAPAAPVAAPLARPAQPPLAGATPPTAPSPQGAIGGRRPPPTPTGRELQDLLQVGIAGFSSLDDEPLSEPARLEEDEVVVPIESLLYRGPAAIARAIEVRDAMRQRGTTDDATLQEIFDLLDLAQAE, from the coding sequence ATGACCGGATCGCCGGAACTCCTGGAGTTCTATCTCGTCGAAGCGACCGAGTACCTCGACGCGCTCGATCAACTCGTCGCCGGCACCGGTGCCCCCCCCGACGGCAACGCCTTCATCGCGACGGCGCGCGCCCTGCGCGGCGCGTCGTCGATGGCCAAGGTCGCGCCCATCGAGCAGATCGCCAGCCTCATCGAACAGCTCGCCCATGGCGTGCGCGATGGCGACCTGCGGTGGACCGTCGACCTGCATCGCGTCCTGCGCCTCACGGTCGACGACCTGCGATTCCTCGTGCGCGGCGTGCGCACCTGGGGCGAACGCGAGGCCGCGCGCGCCGACGCACGCCTCGCCGACCTCCAGCGATGCCTGCCTAACGAAGAGCGCCGATCCGCCGCCCCGGATGCGGCCGCCACCGCCCCGGTCTTCATCGCCCTGCAATCGTCGGCCATCGCCGCCGAGCTCGACGCCTTCGTCGCCAACCCGCGACACAAGCGCGCCCTCGACGACGCGCTCACGCGCGCCCGAACCATGCGCGGGATCGCCGGCATCGGCGACTTCCCCCCCTTGGCCGACGTCGCCGACGCCATCGATCGCACGGCGCGCGCCCTGATGCCCGACGCGCCGCTCGCCGAGGGCGAGATCGAGCTCTTCCGCTCGGCCGCCGACGTCCTGCGCCAGACCTCCGCACGACTGCGCGACGGCGGCGACACCGCCCCCGACGAACCGATGGTCGCCCGCTTCGCCCGCGCCGTGACGGCGCTCGAAGTGCCGGCCCCGGTCGCCGAAGGCGAGCGCGTGGTGGCCATCGACGAACTGTACTATGCCGACGCAGGCCCGCACGTGCTCCAGCGCGCCGCGGCGCCGCCCAGCACGCGCATGCAGCGCTTCCGCGCCGAGGTGACCTCGCGGGCGGAGCACCTGCGGCGCCTCGTCAATGACGCCCGCCAGGTGCACGACCTCGCCGGGCGCGAGCGCGCCGAGCGTGGGCTGCGCGGCGCCCTGCTCGACATGGAGTCCGTGGCCGGGTCGTTCGACGTGCACCAGGTGGCCGCCTTCTTCGGCGAGACGGCGCGCGAGATCGACCTGCTCGCCCCGTCACCGCTCGAAGCGATCGAGGCCGGTGCCCTGCTGCTGCTCGCCCCTGGCGACTCGATCGAGGAGATCGAACGGCGGCTGGCGGTGCTGGAGCGCTCGCGACGCAACACGCCGGTGATGTCGCCGGTCATCCAGCCGCACCGCGTGGTCGAGGAGCGACCGGTCCCCACACCGGCGCCCCTGGGCGTTCCGTCGCCCGTGGTGCCGCCGGCCGCGAGCGCCCCGTTTATCGGCGCCCCCGCCGTTCCCCCGGCCGCCGCGTTCGCCCCTCCTGTGCTGCCGGCGCCGAGGGTCGCCCCGCCCGTTCCTGCGGCGCCGGCGGCGCCGGTTGCGGCACCGCTCGCCAGACCGGCGCAGCCACCTCTCGCGGGCGCGACGCCCCCCACGGCGCCCAGTCCCCAGGGTGCGATCGGCGGCCGACGCCCTCCGCCGACGCCGACCGGCCGGGAGCTGCAGGACCTGTTGCAGGTGGGGATCGCCGGCTTCAGCTCGCTCGATGATGAACCGCTGAGCGAGCCCGCTCGTCTGGAGGAGGACGAAGTCGTCGTCCCTATCGAATCGCTGTTGTACCGCGGACCGGCGGCCATCGCCCGCGCCATCGAGGTGCGGGATGCCATGCGCCAGCGCGGCACGACCGACGACGCGACCCTTCAAGAGATCTTCGATCTCCTCGACCTCGCGCAGGCGGAGTAA
- a CDS encoding flippase-like domain-containing protein — protein MKIGWRGALGFVLSAAFLVWTMREVSFAQVWGVLRQSSLPLFLLSATVATLIFPLRALRWRVILEPIAHDIPFGALWRSTAVGMMVNNVFPARAGELARAYALTREEPRVNFAAAFASLAVDRIFDAVTVVILLVTAMIFSDFPPETTIGGQPINRVAMGTGLLAVGALAGVVAMAMFPSLVVRIWDGVVGRIAPRFVDRGRRLLESFMSGLGALRSPVRFAKVLGWAIVMWLVNGLSFWIGFLAVGIEAPYTAALFLMGVIAISVAIPSSPGFFGVFEAAALAGLTLYNVKSDLAVSWALGFHLLAFLPITLIGLFYFARLGMKFGELGQQAAGGTTKAGAPA, from the coding sequence ATGAAAATCGGCTGGCGCGGCGCGCTCGGCTTTGTGCTGAGCGCTGCTTTTCTGGTGTGGACCATGCGCGAGGTGTCGTTCGCCCAGGTCTGGGGAGTCCTCCGCCAGTCGAGCCTCCCACTGTTCCTGCTCTCCGCCACGGTCGCCACGCTGATCTTCCCGCTGCGCGCCCTGCGCTGGCGGGTGATCCTGGAGCCCATCGCCCACGACATTCCATTCGGGGCGCTCTGGCGCTCCACGGCGGTCGGGATGATGGTGAACAACGTCTTCCCGGCGCGGGCCGGTGAACTGGCGCGCGCCTACGCGCTCACGCGCGAGGAGCCCCGCGTGAACTTCGCGGCCGCCTTCGCCTCCCTCGCGGTCGATCGCATCTTCGACGCCGTCACCGTCGTGATCCTGCTGGTCACGGCGATGATCTTCTCCGACTTCCCGCCCGAGACCACCATCGGCGGCCAGCCAATCAATCGGGTCGCAATGGGGACCGGCCTTCTGGCCGTCGGCGCCCTGGCCGGCGTCGTCGCGATGGCGATGTTTCCCTCGCTGGTGGTGCGCATCTGGGATGGCGTGGTGGGTCGAATCGCCCCTCGCTTCGTCGATCGCGGCCGGCGCTTGCTCGAATCGTTCATGTCGGGACTGGGCGCGCTACGGTCACCGGTTCGCTTCGCCAAGGTCCTCGGGTGGGCCATCGTGATGTGGCTCGTCAACGGGCTGTCGTTCTGGATCGGATTTCTCGCCGTCGGGATCGAGGCGCCGTACACGGCCGCGCTCTTCCTGATGGGGGTCATTGCGATCTCGGTCGCCATTCCGTCGTCGCCCGGCTTCTTCGGAGTCTTCGAGGCGGCGGCACTGGCCGGCCTCACGCTCTACAATGTGAAGAGCGACCTGGCCGTCTCGTGGGCCCTTGGCTTTCACCTCCTCGCCTTCCTTCCCATCACCCTGATCGGCCTGTTCTACTTCGCCCGACTGGGGATGAAGTTCGGTGAGTTGGGGCAGCAGGCCGCTGGGGGGACGACGAAGGCCGGCGCCCCCGCCTGA
- the rsmI gene encoding 16S rRNA (cytidine(1402)-2'-O)-methyltransferase: protein MTTTPPAAVAPDLSGDAPPSTAGTLYVVATPIGNLGDITYRAVETLGRVSVILCEDTRHSRGLLDHYGITTPVASLHEHNEARETPRLLRRLGDGESMALISDAGTPLVSDPGARLVHAAVEAGVPVVPVPGPSALITALSAAGLPTDAFTFLGFLARKGKERASQLELLSTLPHTGVVYEAPNRVGDTLEELAQVMGGAASARRAVLARELTKKFEEFRRGSVVELAAGARERPPRGEVVLLIEGCGAVVVDEAALRDAAQALRREGATTKEIVRSLVDRFGAARNLAYRVAQDA, encoded by the coding sequence GTGACCACGACACCTCCCGCTGCTGTCGCGCCCGACCTCTCCGGCGACGCTCCGCCTTCGACCGCGGGGACGCTCTACGTCGTCGCCACGCCGATCGGGAACCTGGGCGACATCACGTATCGCGCGGTCGAGACGCTGGGGCGCGTGTCGGTGATCCTGTGTGAGGACACGCGGCATTCCCGTGGGCTGCTCGACCACTACGGCATCACCACGCCGGTCGCATCGCTGCACGAGCATAACGAGGCGCGCGAGACGCCGCGCTTGCTCCGACGGCTGGGGGACGGGGAGTCGATGGCCCTGATCTCCGATGCCGGAACGCCGTTGGTGTCGGATCCCGGGGCTCGGCTCGTGCACGCCGCCGTCGAGGCCGGAGTTCCCGTCGTGCCGGTGCCGGGGCCCTCGGCGCTCATCACGGCGCTCAGCGCCGCTGGCCTGCCGACCGATGCCTTCACCTTTCTCGGCTTTCTCGCCCGCAAGGGGAAGGAGCGCGCGTCCCAACTCGAGTTGCTCAGCACCCTGCCGCACACAGGCGTAGTGTACGAGGCGCCCAATCGTGTGGGCGATACGCTGGAGGAGCTGGCACAGGTGATGGGGGGCGCGGCGAGTGCGCGACGCGCCGTGCTCGCGCGCGAGCTCACGAAGAAGTTCGAGGAGTTTCGCCGGGGGAGCGTGGTCGAGCTCGCGGCCGGCGCGCGCGAGCGACCACCGCGCGGCGAAGTCGTGCTGCTCATCGAAGGGTGCGGCGCGGTGGTCGTCGACGAAGCGGCGCTGCGCGACGCGGCGCAGGCGCTGCGTCGCGAGGGGGCCACCACGAAGGAAATCGTTCGCTCGCTCGTGGACCGGTTCGGCGCCGCGCGCAATCTGGCCTATCGTGTAGCACAGGACGCATGA